The genomic region tcatctacaaatttagtcccCTCACATTCCTCAAATTATAAACAGCTACCATTAGAAACAAAATAGAAAGAGGACTcctctttccttcttcttccatgAGTAGGACTCCAGCAACCAGaaataggagagagagagagagagagagagagctgcaTTCAAGTTCACAGATTGATTCTCTCTGTTTTCAGAATTTAAGGAgcagaaaaaaaggaaaatttaacATTGTACTACTGCAACCTCAGACcaagtgagtttttttttttttttttttttttttcccctgtaTTATTATATGCGCGCACTGCCTCGAACAAATCGAGAAAAGCACATTCCTTGTCGTCAAAGTAAACAGCTTTTTACCATCTGGGTTTGGTTTTTTAGTGTATTGTtgttaatgttgtttttgttgatgcAGTCTGTGAGAAATGCCGGAGAAGGGGCTGAGCTGGCCGTCTTCGCAGCCGTGGACGGGGAGTCAAAGGTTCGGTCATGTGCTTCAATGGCGAGTTGGGTTGTTAACGGCGGTGGTTATCGTCGGAATGGTGGTGGTTTGGAGCGTCGATGCCACAACTATGCAGAGCTTCGTCGAAGCTACGAGGTCCCGCCAAGCTTACCTCACTACAAAGGTTAGTGCTTTAGCTAATCTCGCCCAAACCCATCAAAATCTCGACTTTAAATCCTTCCACATTGCGGTTAACCAGACCCAGAACCAGACCAAGATAACCCCGAATCAAACCAATACGACCCAGAACCAGATCAAGACGACCCAGAACCAAACCAATGCGACCCAGAGGCAAATCAATGCGACCCAGTTCAAAACCCACTTGGATTTTCAAAAGCCAGTAAATTTTTCCCAATCTGAACCAATTTCTGCCCATAATCCAACTGGGGTTTCTCTAAAATCAGGAAGTATGAGTTGGGTTGCAGCTGGATTGGAGCCTAATTTAACAAAGAATCTTCTGGCTCGGTGGCTTGCTCCGGGAGGAGAGCCCTGTAAAGATTCTAAAACAGTAGAAATTTCAATTCTTGATTTGGACGGTAGGGATCTGATCGAGTTATCAGCCGGTGAAATGTATGAGTTTCAGTTTCTGGCATTGGGGGAGGATAAGAACCCTAGATGTTTGGGTGGGGATTACTTCGAAACCGATCTTTCTGGGGATTCATGGAAATCTAGGCCTCTGGTGAGAGACTTTGGCAATGGTTCTTATTCTGTTAAGCTTCAAGTTCATCAGGATTTTGTGGGGTTGTACAATTTTACTGTTATTTTACTCTTTAGGCATTTTGAGGGTCTTAGATTTTCACCAGCTAGGTTTGCGTATGATCGAGAGCTGCGAAAGATTCCGATCAGGTTTGTAAAAGGCTCGGCGAAGTTGCCTGAGCTGCGTACTTGCGAAGAGTCCGATTTTGGGAGAGAGATTTGGGCTGGAAGGTGGACTAGGCATGGGAAGAACGATGACTGTGAAATCAGTAATGATGGTCGATATCGCTGTTTAGCTCCGAATTATCCTTGCCAAGGTCCATGGTGCAATGGTTCATTGGGGGTGTTGGAGAGTAATGGTTGGGTTTACTCCACACATTGTTCGTTTAGATTGTTTTCGGCTGATAATGCTTGGAATTGCATGAGCAACCGGTGGATTTTCTTTTGGGGCGACTCCAATCACGTAGACTCAATACGGAACATTCTCAATTTTATCTTGGATCGGCCTGATATACCCTCAGTTCCTAGACGGTTTGATATGAACTTTTCAAACCCGAAAGACCCTTCACAGACGGTTCGAATCACAAGCATTTTCAATGGTCATTGGAACGAGACACAAAATTACCAAGGATTGAATTCTCTGAAAGATGAAGGATTTAGGAACTTATTAAAGACGTACTTCTCTGAACAGACGGTTCCAGATACTATCATCATGAACTCTGGATTACACGACGGTGTATTTTGGTCCAACATAAGATCATTCTCTAATGGGGCAAGCTATGCAGCAACATTTTGGGTGGAAATTATGGAGTCGATAAGGCAGAGAGGATTGACGGTGCCAAAAGTCTTTTACCGGACAACAATAGCCACTGGTGGGTATGCACGAACTCTGGCATATAACCCTAGTAAAATGGAGGCATTCAATTGGGTATTGTTAGAGAAATTGAAGGAAGCCGGGCTCCTCGCCGGTGTAATTGACAATTTCGACATGACCTTCCCATGGCATTATGATAATCGGTGCAACGATGGGGTGCACTATGGCCGAGCTCCTGTAAAGATGAAGTGGAGAGATGGCGAAATCGGGCACCATTATTTTGTAGACCTTATGTTGGATCATATACTGCTGAATGCACTCTGTGCAGGAAGGCAAGCTTCTGCAAACATGTGAAGCAACTTCAAATTTTGCTGCGATTTTAGAACACGAGATTCCCCAAATGCAGGTTTTTTCTGGTGCTTGAAGGCAAAGTATGAGGGTGATGCATTCGTATTGTTCATTAGATTGAGCTTTTAGCattctttatttgttttgtcTATATATAGTTACATATGGTGTTAGACCACGTTTGTACATCATTAGAGAATTTTGTATTTCAAGTAATTAAAGTTTAAGCCTCCTAAAGCCAAGTTATCGTTCAATATCAGGATATTTCGAGCTTGTTTGGTATCCTTCTTATATCTAATTTTTGTCTATCCAAATTTCTTCGGATTTTAAGTGCTCGAAGTCGCAAAATAATTTTTGGCTATCCAAATTTCTTCGGATTTAAGTGCTCAAAGTCGCAAAATATTAAATACTCCGGAGTACTATAGATTTTTCGGTAAATTAGTTTCTATTTaagttttgaatttggtatgtggTTCTGATGACACTAATTTGAAATCAATCCTAAAATTTAAGGAGCCAAGCAGTGTTTAGTCTCTAAACCACACAGATTACGTCCtcaaatcaatttcttttcTGATTCTAATCAAGACGCAAATGAGATATGAATGAATCGGATGAAAGTTGAATGGCAGCATTGATGAACCAAGCAGTGAGCTGCATTAATTGGTTCTTGAAAGGTTTGATTGGTTTAGCTTGATTTGGTCAAGTTTTAATGGTAATCAAGACAGTCGCCTACTCAAACAGGCTTCAGTGGTCCGTGCGGGAATAATAATATGCTTAACTTGATTCATAAATTGGTGAGAATATCGATCCTACATCGGAGAAAGATAGAAGTTGTACGTACTTATAAATAATTGGGTTACTCTCTATATTATCTcttggttttatgatggaaactcaactttcttcatggtataaGAGCAGGTTGTCCTGCATGTGAAGCCTAACGGTCACACGTACTCCACATTGCTCAATTTGTGTTGTTCATGTGTTTGGCTTTAAAATTCACTACATATTAAGGGGGCGTGTTGACCCTAAGTCACCTAGGATGTGGGTCCATATGCTAGGCTTTAAAATTCACCGCATGTGAAGGGTATGTTGAGAATATCAATTCCACATTGGTGAAAGAATGAACTTTGCATATGCTTATAAATAATTAGTTACTTCTTATATTACCAATTAAATTTAtaatgaaacctcaactttcttcattaaTATTCCAGTCTTAATAACTTACATTTGCATTGAGTCATTTCTAGAGAATATTTTGATATCgaaaaatgattttcacacacatTTTTTCTTATATCAATGGCGTAGCCACATAATGTTGGTCTGGTCACTCAAATTAATCGTTGTAGCCCACCCAATCTAAACCTATTTGCACCAAACTCACATATAGTCAATGTAGCAAGAGACACCAAGCCCAATCCCGCtggtaagaaaaattaaataggaCTCATCAATGATAATTCTTGCTCCACCCTTGACTTTTGCCCACCTATATTTATTCTTTCCTTTGATTTGTGAATATTAGAAAAAATAGGAGTGTGAAGATTGCTTTCTTTGGCGTTTGCCTTTCTATGGATTATCCATATGACACATCCCGATCTCGATATCCTTCAAACATCATGATGGGCACATGCTAACCGACATTCGAGGATGACGAAGTCATTATAACATGCATGCAAGTTATGAAGAAAGAACGAAcgtaaataaaatatgtaaatttaaatataatgaaatatgCAAATACGGGAACGTGTTCAGAACATACAACTAATCAAAAATACTATGAAAAGAATATTATATAACAATGAGATTACAAAGAAAGGGGTCCTACACCAAGCGGATGACTCGAAGCTACTGATACGGGAATGCTTCAACGTTGTAGTAGTACGCCTCAATCTTAAGTCCTGAAGGGagcacaaaataaaaagaggagtggaccaaagtttataataataataagaagaaaactcaattttctttttgaaaatacTAACCCCCCcgttttgaaaacacatatagtACTACTTAGTATGTTTTCTAAAAACCCTAACATGCCATGATAACCTTCGTAAAACATTTATATATAAAGCAATGCTAAAAAAGGGTAATATAGTCGCCCGAAGGCAAATCCATAAAACCTCCGTAAGTCATAAAATAGTGTACttaactaggggtatcatagtcacCCCAAGGCATATTCATCACCCGATAGTGAGTTGTACGACTTTGGGTTACGCTAGTGAAGAAACATGGTGGGCCATCACCCGAATGTGAAGTTGTACGACTCTGGGTTACGCCAGATAAGAAAAGGTACATAAGACACCGACACTGGTTTCACCAATGAAGCTGGgagtatgtcataaatatcTCACTACTTATCaactgtgtcctatggccatagacagATACATACTCATGTTGTGTATATGTGTTGTATGATTACCAACTAAGTAAGCACAAAAAGCATAAACATATTCTTTCCAAATCATATCATCggagctcaatagctcaaacatcatatcataaatccaTAAGAGCGTTTTAGCTCAAATCATCATCATAAATCACATTCATGAGCATATTCATAAAGCGTAATTCCAATAATTCATAACGTTTTATAAAACGTAAAttcgataaatcataaatatatttCATGAAACGTAAAATTAggaaatcatgcttttcatgaatGCAATCCTAGCATTTTAATAAAATCATGCAATTTGAGAAATGGTCCACTCACTAATACTTCATCACTGAAGAGAAAACTGGATCGCCACTAACaaacgcacctaagcacataaaaggAACAATTAGTAAAGCCctactaaaatgattgaattttggAAAATGGAGCGCGAATTTGGAATCAGGGTGTCGAAATACCCTAAAAAGGGTATCGGGCAAATTTCATAAAAAGTCAACGGAAAAGTCAACCGAAACGCTAAGTCggtcaactacgttaaaacttcaaaatttcacCAAACGGATGCTAAAAACAGATTCAGGACATCAAAATTACTCTAGGAGGATTCTCaagaaaattttgtaaaagtCAACGCAAGGAATATTCCAAATCCAATTAGGAACCGATCGAGTCAGATCTGGGTTTGGATCTGGTTCACTGGTTGGGTCCCAGGGCAACGGGTTAAAGGGTCTGGTCAACAGGTTCTTGGTTATTGGGTCGGGTCGGGTCAACCTAATCTCTATCGTAGGTTTTCGCGAAGAAGAAAATCGAAATTTTAAAGGCTCCGTTAAGGGTTAAAACTTAGCTAAAACTAGTAATCCAATATACCAATTTGAAGCCCAGGAaataaggaatcgaaatataccatTAGAGTTCTTTGCCATGGCCGGAGTTGGCTTAAAAATGGCTTGCAAGGCCGCAGTTCTTGCCGAAAAACAGGGTAAGCCTTCCCAGAGCTATTTCTGCATCCCATCTCCACCAAATCAGACATTCATGGCATAAATTCGATTGTACACAacgaaaggaagaagaaagagggtGACCCGAGGCTTATTTAGTCGGAGATGGTGGAAACTTGTCGGATTCAATGGGGCCCATGTCTCAATTCGAGCCCAGCATTTCATCTGAGGTTCTTAGACTCGAGTAGAAGTAAAAAAAGGGTgaggtgatggtggtggtgctcgCCAAAGTGGCGAGTTGGTGGTGCCGCTGTTAGTGTTACAGAGAAGAGGAAAGGGACTGGAGAGATAAGGGAAAGATATAAGTgaggggaagagaagagagaaagttgGGAGTTTGGGGGGAGGAAGGACACGGGGCAAGAGAGGATGAGAGTTTGAGTGGGATATGGGTCCCACATGGCATAAAAGACAAGCCCATAAAAGACAAACATAAAATATCTCCCGAATGTGAAATTATCAATTTACCCTCAACATTCTGAAAGTCGTAAAATCCTTGTTCTAACTCTAAATTTAATTCCTCTTGCGCCCATGCGTTCGTGGCAACGAGCATTACAAGAATACGCTAAGGAAATGAGTCTTACGCGACATGACAtgatggtcaacaaaagtcaccGTTTTTTGCCTCAATGGGCATTCTGGTATCGCACTTACAATTATGAAAaccgtaaaattagggacgagcTATTACACCATAGTTTTATGATCCTTAAACTCAAAGCAAAATCatatttaaatgaaaaaaattgacatttttaaAAGGCTACATCTGTGTGATTGATTTCCAAGTCATAAGATCCGTTTGGTGGGTTAGATGGGATAGGTTGTGATCAATTAAAATGGACTTGAGTCTAGTATGTTGTTTGCTATGTCAAAATGTGATATGGACAGGATTTGACAAGATAGGTTTGAATCCACAATAAAGTGAGTTATCTAACTTATTCTTATACATAGGTTATAAGTCCTGCCTTACAAGTTCATGCCAATCCAATCCTATACTTAAAGCTCAATCTCATCCAACCCACCAAACATTGCCCTAAAGGATTTTGATCAAGTTAATAAGGAATACGTCACAAAATATTAGATAGAATTCGAAAACCTATATGAGCATTAGAAAAACGTGTGAGAGAATTGCAAATCTCTATTTGAAAGGAATCATTTACAAATCCGTCCGACATGCATTTATAATGCTCATATGGTGTATTTCTAATTGTTAACGCGGTCATTTTAGGCTCTTACAACAGTGCAAGCCCAAGAAGGAGCTCGACAAAGGCCCAGGAAATAAGAGAAGACCAAGGCCCAAAGTAAGAGGGGAAAACCAAGACCTTAGGAGTTAAGAGGAGACAACTCTTTAGCACATGATATACCATGTCTGGAGTGCTAGGAAAACGTGCTAGGCAGCAGTGCTAGACATGAGTGTTAGGAAAATGTGCTAGAGAAGGGTGCTTTACCAGGACCACTAGAAGGGTGCTTTTTCGAGACCACCAGAAGGTGCTCTACTGGGACCTCCAGAAAGTGCTCTAATTAGACCACCAAACCAAGGTGCTTTAATTAGAACACCAAAGTGTGAGGAAGACCATCTCTTTACCGAGACCACCAGAAATAATTAGACCATCTAACCAAGGTGCTCTAATTAGACCACCAGACTAAAGTGTTCTAATTAGAACACCATAGTGCTAGGAAGACCATCTCTCTACCAGAACACAGTGCTCTACGGACGACCAGTACGATGACCAAGATCAGATAT from Pyrus communis chromosome 4, drPyrComm1.1, whole genome shotgun sequence harbors:
- the LOC137732166 gene encoding uncharacterized protein → MPEKGLSWPSSQPWTGSQRFGHVLQWRVGLLTAVVIVGMVVVWSVDATTMQSFVEATRSRQAYLTTKVSALANLAQTHQNLDFKSFHIAVNQTQNQTKITPNQTNTTQNQIKTTQNQTNATQRQINATQFKTHLDFQKPVNFSQSEPISAHNPTGVSLKSGSMSWVAAGLEPNLTKNLLARWLAPGGEPCKDSKTVEISILDLDGRDLIELSAGEMYEFQFLALGEDKNPRCLGGDYFETDLSGDSWKSRPLVRDFGNGSYSVKLQVHQDFVGLYNFTVILLFRHFEGLRFSPARFAYDRELRKIPIRFVKGSAKLPELRTCEESDFGREIWAGRWTRHGKNDDCEISNDGRYRCLAPNYPCQGPWCNGSLGVLESNGWVYSTHCSFRLFSADNAWNCMSNRWIFFWGDSNHVDSIRNILNFILDRPDIPSVPRRFDMNFSNPKDPSQTVRITSIFNGHWNETQNYQGLNSLKDEGFRNLLKTYFSEQTVPDTIIMNSGLHDGVFWSNIRSFSNGASYAATFWVEIMESIRQRGLTVPKVFYRTTIATGGYARTLAYNPSKMEAFNWVLLEKLKEAGLLAGVIDNFDMTFPWHYDNRCNDGVHYGRAPVKMKWRDGEIGHHYFVDLMLDHILLNALCAGRQASANM